The following coding sequences are from one Betaproteobacteria bacterium window:
- a CDS encoding protein kinase, producing MAEAGEAPRIPSSLQHRYEFKREIGSGASGVVYLGHDVYNQRPVAIKVAHSHIFRDTAANDITRKAWLNEVHLAGSLKHPYIVEVFDAGIDPDTAWLVMEYLPGGTLDPFTQPNRLKPIQEILEIIYKCASALDYACRNGIVHRDVKPANLQYVGPGEVKVGDFGAAYWNKDESTQVMDIGSLAYMAPELFRSWVTPQADIYALGAVLFKLLTARLPFEADNPAGLMYEIINGERPALRALRPDLPVELEAMVDRMLARSLEDRFPNWNEVLKTLTELLPKLRSATAVERPAESKRPAQAETYDRLRRLPIFEDLNDAQLWEMLRLSKWYQVPKDTVLIKEGAPAKSCYMLLEGDAKVTQQNKLIAWMSPGTLFGELAFAEKAPSQRAATVIANTDVVVGKWPFESLHHASPELQTELLKIFFRLAAERLKQVDEQYLLLYQQRQKEAPSGA from the coding sequence ATGGCCGAAGCCGGCGAAGCCCCCCGGATTCCATCCAGTCTCCAGCACCGCTACGAATTCAAGCGGGAGATCGGCAGCGGGGCGAGCGGCGTCGTCTATCTCGGCCACGACGTGTATAACCAGCGGCCGGTGGCCATCAAGGTCGCCCATTCCCATATTTTCCGGGATACCGCGGCCAACGACATCACCCGCAAGGCCTGGCTCAACGAGGTCCATCTGGCGGGCAGCCTCAAGCACCCTTACATCGTCGAGGTCTTCGACGCCGGCATCGATCCGGACACCGCCTGGCTGGTCATGGAGTATCTGCCGGGGGGCACTCTCGATCCCTTCACCCAGCCTAACCGCCTCAAGCCCATCCAGGAAATCCTGGAGATCATCTACAAGTGCGCCAGCGCCCTGGATTACGCCTGCCGCAACGGCATCGTCCACCGCGACGTGAAGCCCGCCAACCTGCAATACGTGGGTCCCGGCGAAGTCAAGGTGGGTGATTTCGGCGCCGCCTACTGGAACAAGGACGAATCCACCCAGGTCATGGACATCGGCTCCCTGGCCTACATGGCGCCGGAACTGTTCCGTTCCTGGGTGACGCCCCAGGCCGACATCTACGCCCTGGGCGCGGTGCTGTTCAAGCTCCTCACCGCCCGCCTGCCCTTCGAGGCCGACAACCCGGCCGGCCTGATGTACGAAATCATCAACGGCGAACGCCCCGCCCTGCGCGCCCTGCGCCCGGACCTGCCGGTGGAACTGGAAGCCATGGTCGACCGCATGCTGGCCCGCAGCCTGGAAGACCGCTTCCCCAACTGGAACGAAGTCCTCAAGACTCTCACCGAACTGCTGCCCAAGCTGCGCTCGGCGACGGCGGTGGAGCGGCCGGCCGAATCGAAGCGCCCGGCCCAGGCGGAAACCTACGACCGCCTGCGCCGCCTGCCCATTTTCGAGGATCTGAACGACGCCCAACTGTGGGAGATGCTGCGCCTCTCCAAGTGGTACCAGGTGCCCAAGGACACGGTGCTCATCAAGGAAGGCGCGCCGGCCAAATCCTGCTACATGCTGCTGGAGGGCGACGCCAAGGTGACCCAGCAGAACAAGCTGATCGCCTGGATGTCCCCCGGAACCCTGTTCGGCGAACTGGCCTTTGCCGAGAAGGCTCCCTCCCAGCGGGCGGCCACGGTCATCGCCAACACCGATGTCGTGGTGGGCAAGTGGCCCTTCGAGTCGCTGCACCACGCTTCGCCGGAGCTACAGACCGAACTGCTCAAGATTTTCTTCCGCCTGGCTGCGGAACGGCTGAAGCAGGTGGATGAGCAGTACCTCCTGCTTTACCAGCAGCGTCAGAAAGAAGCCCCCTCCGGCGCCTGA
- a CDS encoding HyaD/HybD family hydrogenase maturation endopeptidase — MAVVVLGIGNILLSDEGVGVRVVERLERDYLLPPEVNVIDGGTCAMEMLEQLENLDALIVVDCVRHGQAPGTPVLLKDDDVPVFFKTKLSPHQVGLSDVLASLEFTGRAPRRTAIIGIQPASMELGMELTPTVAERLPQLLAMTVAELHGLGIDVRGRA, encoded by the coding sequence GTGGCGGTCGTGGTCCTCGGCATCGGCAACATCCTGCTCTCCGACGAAGGGGTCGGCGTTCGCGTCGTGGAACGCCTGGAGCGTGACTACCTCCTTCCCCCCGAGGTCAACGTCATCGACGGCGGCACCTGCGCCATGGAGATGCTGGAGCAACTGGAAAACCTCGACGCCCTCATCGTGGTCGATTGCGTGCGCCACGGTCAGGCGCCGGGAACGCCGGTGCTGTTGAAGGACGACGATGTGCCGGTGTTCTTCAAGACCAAGCTGTCGCCGCACCAGGTGGGGCTTTCCGACGTCCTCGCCAGCCTCGAATTCACCGGCCGGGCGCCCCGGCGCACGGCCATCATCGGCATTCAGCCGGCGTCGATGGAACTGGGCATGGAGCTGACCCCCACCGTCGCTGAGCGTTTGCCGCAATTGCTGGCCATGACCGTCGCCGAGTTGCACGGCCTGGGGATCGATGTGCGGGGGCGCGCCTGA
- a CDS encoding OmpA family protein: MSPHPLRTLPAFLSCLLLAACASQQPTPHLAQSGNLKVHPGLLGQPVPPELQPVDARAVARVTAEGAEGSAATREGMKVDEAGLRTQRSIYFDYDRSEIKDEYAGVLAAHGKHLKANPALRVKVEGNADERGGAEHNRRLGQKRADTVRQSLVAGGAEEKQVRVVNYGESRPKLRGHDEESWAENRRADIVYEKEE, translated from the coding sequence ATGTCTCCCCACCCCTTGCGTACCCTCCCGGCGTTCCTGTCCTGCCTCCTGCTGGCGGCTTGCGCCTCGCAGCAGCCCACGCCCCACCTTGCCCAGAGCGGCAACCTCAAGGTCCATCCGGGTCTGCTCGGGCAGCCTGTCCCGCCGGAATTGCAGCCCGTGGATGCGCGGGCGGTAGCGCGGGTGACGGCCGAGGGTGCCGAAGGTTCCGCGGCCACTCGCGAGGGCATGAAGGTGGACGAGGCCGGTCTGCGCACCCAGCGCAGCATTTACTTCGACTACGACCGGTCCGAGATCAAGGATGAGTACGCGGGAGTTTTGGCCGCTCACGGCAAGCACCTCAAGGCCAATCCCGCCCTGCGGGTCAAGGTGGAAGGCAACGCCGACGAGCGTGGCGGCGCGGAGCACAACCGGCGTCTGGGGCAGAAGCGCGCCGATACGGTGCGCCAGTCCCTGGTGGCCGGCGGCGCCGAGGAGAAGCAGGTGCGGGTGGTGAATTACGGCGAATCCCGCCCCAAGCTCCGCGGCCACGACGAGGAATCCTGGGCCGAGAACCGCCGCGCCGACATCGTGTACGAAAAGGAAGAGTGA
- a CDS encoding HypC/HybG/HupF family hydrogenase formation chaperone, producing MCLSIPKQVVAWEGEGDFAWVERHGERELLNMMLVGPQPQGTWVLSSLGFAKEVVEPGELALIEEALEALAASLDGDYDAERYFTDLKRP from the coding sequence ATGTGCCTCTCCATTCCCAAGCAGGTGGTGGCCTGGGAAGGGGAGGGCGACTTCGCCTGGGTCGAGCGCCACGGCGAGCGGGAACTGCTCAACATGATGCTGGTGGGGCCGCAGCCGCAGGGTACCTGGGTGCTGAGCTCCCTGGGTTTCGCCAAGGAAGTGGTGGAACCCGGGGAACTGGCCCTCATCGAGGAGGCCCTGGAAGCCCTGGCGGCATCCCTGGACGGCGACTATGATGCGGAGCGCTATTTCACCGACCTCAAGCGCCCGTGA
- the hybE gene encoding [NiFe]-hydrogenase assembly chaperone HybE — MTQRIRTPALAPPPIRPATPLDADPTAFLENHYLHVWETRMQDLPFVNARLGVAAVGFSRHRGDWVGVMVTPWFLNLFLLSGGGELWGDIPAGERRYIELPCGTLQFIADDDPDLGPYQYCPLIAPVTGLESMIAALGAARDALTAAFTPPPEAPALAEAPGAPAMSEAKPPGDDTPPPPRRAFLRRLAGKR, encoded by the coding sequence GTGACCCAACGCATCCGTACCCCCGCCCTGGCGCCTCCCCCCATCCGCCCGGCGACGCCCCTGGACGCCGATCCCACGGCCTTCCTGGAAAACCACTACCTGCACGTCTGGGAAACGCGCATGCAGGACTTGCCCTTCGTCAATGCCCGACTGGGTGTTGCGGCGGTGGGCTTCAGCCGCCATCGGGGCGACTGGGTGGGCGTCATGGTGACCCCCTGGTTTCTCAACCTCTTCCTGCTGTCCGGCGGGGGAGAACTGTGGGGCGATATTCCGGCCGGCGAACGGCGCTACATCGAACTGCCCTGCGGCACCCTGCAATTCATCGCCGACGACGACCCCGACCTGGGGCCCTACCAGTATTGCCCGCTGATCGCACCCGTGACCGGGCTGGAGAGCATGATCGCCGCCCTGGGCGCAGCCCGGGATGCCTTGACCGCTGCCTTTACGCCGCCCCCCGAGGCCCCCGCCCTGGCCGAGGCGCCCGGTGCCCCGGCGATGTCCGAGGCCAAGCCCCCTGGCGATGACACGCCGCCACCCCCGCGGCGCGCCTTCCTGCGCCGTCTGGCGGGTAAACGCTGA